From Nitrospirota bacterium, the proteins below share one genomic window:
- a CDS encoding efflux RND transporter periplasmic adaptor subunit, with the protein MKTYIRRGIYVIILLVIIAAVVFYYSKQGIIKVKITRVKKGAIEKTITGVSSGTVEPLRRVKLQALLPLKIKKVNFKEGDRVKEGDVIIKLDDAELTIKLELQKAALTTAELRLHELEDQFNLSRQNHERTRKLYEGGAVPDSRFDEVKSQFSAAEKAFAIAKNAITEAKLSIRLTEEELEKTNIRAPFNGRISFLDATIGELPSYAGTEGGLISSQQNISAAQGLKPFCEVIDDSVIKVKVPFDEVDATKIRLGQTTRIVSDTAPDKIFRGKVIFISPVVSKTLEQNRTVDVEIAVNKDDKAHLPVGASVDGEIILHTQTDVLLIPTNTIVEKETKKFVYSIGKNIVRKIDIKAGISNWDSTQILEGLKEGEPVITSLDMEGIEDGKKVMIEEGK; encoded by the coding sequence ATGAAGACTTATATAAGACGGGGTATATACGTAATTATCCTTTTAGTAATAATAGCGGCTGTAGTCTTCTATTATTCTAAGCAAGGCATTATCAAAGTAAAGATAACGAGGGTAAAGAAGGGGGCAATTGAAAAGACGATTACAGGTGTTTCAAGCGGCACTGTAGAACCCCTCAGGAGGGTAAAACTGCAGGCCCTGCTACCTCTAAAGATCAAAAAGGTAAATTTTAAGGAAGGAGACCGCGTAAAAGAGGGTGACGTAATCATTAAATTAGATGATGCTGAACTTACTATAAAACTTGAACTACAGAAGGCTGCACTCACTACTGCTGAATTAAGGTTACATGAATTGGAAGATCAGTTTAACCTTTCCCGACAGAACCATGAAAGAACCCGGAAGCTTTATGAAGGGGGCGCTGTCCCTGACTCCAGATTTGATGAGGTCAAAAGTCAATTCTCTGCGGCTGAAAAGGCGTTTGCCATAGCAAAGAACGCTATCACTGAGGCAAAACTCAGTATCAGACTCACTGAAGAAGAGCTTGAGAAGACAAATATCCGCGCCCCATTTAACGGCCGGATTTCCTTTTTAGATGCCACCATTGGAGAGCTGCCATCTTACGCAGGAACGGAGGGGGGGCTTATCTCTTCTCAGCAGAATATATCCGCAGCACAGGGATTAAAGCCTTTCTGTGAGGTTATTGATGACTCAGTCATAAAAGTAAAAGTCCCGTTTGATGAGGTTGATGCAACAAAGATAAGGCTGGGGCAGACGACACGGATAGTTAGTGATACAGCACCGGATAAGATATTCAGGGGAAAGGTAATCTTCATATCTCCTGTAGTATCAAAGACCCTTGAACAAAACCGCACTGTTGACGTGGAAATAGCAGTAAACAAAGATGATAAGGCCCATCTACCGGTCGGCGCCTCAGTAGATGGAGAGATAATCCTTCATACACAAACAGACGTATTATTAATTCCCACAAATACTATTGTTGAAAAAGAGACAAAGAAGTTTGTTTACAGTATAGGAAAGAACATAGTACGGAAGATTGATATTAAGGCAGGCATATCAAATTGGGACTCAACCCAGATACTTGAAGGCCTGAAAGAAGGAGAGCCTGTGATTACTTCCTTAGATATGGAAGGTATTGAGGATGGGAAGAAGGTCATGATAGAGGAAGGGAAGTGA
- a CDS encoding ABC transporter ATP-binding protein, producing MIQIKDVKKVYGSGPVKVEALSKINLNVSGKEFMAIIGPSGSGKSTLMNIIGCIDRPTEGTYLLDDIDVSNFSDEELAHIRNKKIGFVFQMFNLLPSQTALENVQLPLLYSGINKKDRRERGLSMLQKMGLEGRWHHHPNELSGGECQRVAIARALINNPSIVLADEPTGNLDTKNGMEILNLFKRLNSDEGVTLIMVTHNPEIANEARRRIFIRDGMIEEDVSF from the coding sequence ATGATACAGATTAAGGATGTAAAAAAGGTTTATGGATCAGGCCCTGTTAAGGTAGAGGCATTAAGCAAAATAAACCTTAATGTATCCGGCAAAGAATTTATGGCTATTATAGGACCATCCGGCTCAGGTAAGTCCACGCTAATGAATATAATAGGATGTATTGACCGTCCGACAGAGGGCACATACCTGTTAGATGATATTGATGTCTCAAATTTTTCAGATGAAGAGCTTGCCCACATAAGGAATAAGAAGATAGGTTTTGTATTCCAGATGTTTAACCTTCTCCCCAGTCAGACTGCACTCGAAAACGTACAACTCCCCTTACTTTATTCCGGCATAAACAAAAAAGATCGAAGGGAAAGGGGATTATCCATGCTGCAGAAGATGGGCCTTGAAGGACGCTGGCATCACCATCCAAACGAGTTGTCAGGCGGGGAATGTCAGCGTGTAGCCATAGCAAGGGCATTAATAAATAACCCCTCAATAGTCCTAGCTGATGAACCTACAGGTAATCTCGACACAAAGAACGGGATGGAAATACTAAACCTCTTTAAGAGGCTTAACAGTGATGAAGGTGTTACCCTTATAATGGTCACCCACAATCCTGAGATTGCCAATGAGGCAAGACGCAGGATTTTTATTCGTGACGGCATGATTGAAGAAGATGTATCCTTTTGA
- the thrS gene encoding threonine--tRNA ligase, translating to MKGLQDNSKEILAARVNGRLVDLKSRQCEEPDVEEGIEWVNVSSPEGLEILRHSTSHLMAQAVKELYPDVKITIGPAIEEGFYYDFDKERPFTNEELLKIEERMTAIVKRDTPVERMELSREDAVKMFDGMKENYKVEIIKDLPEGTVSLYRQGDFIDLCRGPHIPSTGYVRSFKLLNTAGAYWRGDEKNRMLQRIYGTAFPTQEALDNYLNKLEEIKKRDHRKLGRELDLFSIQDEIGAGLILWHPKGALIRKTIEDFWKDEHLSNGYQLLYTPHVAKLDLWNTSGHTDFYRANMYAPIDIEGQEFQLKPMNCPFHITIYKTKMRSYRDLPIRWAELGTVYRYERSGVLHGLLRVRGFTQDDAHIFCRPDQLEKEIASILDFTVYILGAYGFTNYDIYLSTRPEKYVGSLENWDKATTALSNALKAKGLEFQVDPGEGVFYGPKIDIKIKDVLDRAWQCSTIQVDFNLPERFALSYTGEDGLQYQPIMLHRALMGSLERFFGILVEHYAGAFPVWIAPVQVKILPITDKQNVYAEELISLLKKENIRAEIDSRNEKIGFKIREAQMEKIPYMLIAGNREAEAGTVSLRHRRDGDKGALTITTAIEMIKKDIADRV from the coding sequence ATGAAGGGATTGCAGGATAACAGTAAAGAAATATTAGCAGCAAGGGTAAACGGCCGCCTTGTGGATTTGAAAAGCCGCCAGTGTGAAGAACCAGATGTAGAAGAAGGCATAGAATGGGTTAATGTCTCATCTCCGGAAGGTCTTGAAATTCTCAGGCACAGCACAAGTCACCTTATGGCACAGGCAGTGAAAGAACTCTATCCTGACGTTAAAATAACGATTGGGCCTGCTATTGAAGAAGGTTTCTATTATGATTTTGACAAAGAAAGGCCTTTCACCAATGAAGAACTGCTTAAAATAGAAGAGAGAATGACTGCTATTGTAAAAAGGGATACCCCTGTTGAACGCATGGAACTGTCACGTGAAGATGCAGTAAAAATGTTTGACGGTATGAAGGAAAACTATAAGGTGGAGATTATAAAAGACCTGCCGGAAGGAACAGTTTCTCTCTATCGCCAGGGGGATTTTATAGACCTTTGCAGAGGTCCGCATATTCCTTCAACCGGATATGTAAGGTCATTTAAACTGCTTAATACCGCAGGTGCATACTGGCGCGGGGATGAAAAGAACAGGATGCTTCAGAGGATATATGGGACTGCATTTCCGACACAGGAGGCACTTGATAATTATCTGAATAAGCTGGAAGAGATAAAAAAGAGGGACCATAGGAAACTCGGCAGGGAATTAGATCTGTTCAGTATACAGGATGAGATTGGTGCAGGGTTAATACTATGGCATCCAAAGGGTGCTTTAATTAGGAAGACGATTGAAGACTTCTGGAAGGATGAACATCTCAGCAATGGGTATCAATTGCTGTACACACCGCATGTTGCTAAACTTGACCTCTGGAACACAAGCGGTCACACGGATTTCTACCGTGCAAATATGTATGCACCTATTGATATAGAAGGGCAGGAGTTTCAGTTGAAACCGATGAATTGCCCTTTTCATATAACGATATATAAGACTAAGATGCGCAGTTACCGTGACCTCCCTATAAGATGGGCTGAGCTTGGGACTGTTTACAGATATGAGAGGTCAGGTGTTCTGCATGGCCTGCTGAGGGTCAGGGGCTTTACGCAGGATGATGCACACATTTTTTGCCGTCCTGATCAATTAGAGAAGGAGATTGCATCAATACTTGATTTCACGGTCTATATCCTTGGTGCTTACGGTTTTACCAATTACGATATATATCTTTCAACAAGGCCGGAGAAATATGTAGGCTCACTTGAAAACTGGGACAAGGCAACAACGGCTTTGAGCAATGCCTTAAAGGCAAAAGGGCTTGAGTTTCAGGTTGATCCGGGGGAAGGTGTTTTTTACGGGCCTAAGATAGACATTAAGATAAAGGATGTGCTGGATCGTGCATGGCAGTGTTCTACTATCCAGGTTGACTTTAATCTGCCTGAGAGGTTTGCCCTTTCCTACACAGGAGAGGATGGATTGCAGTATCAGCCTATTATGCTCCACAGGGCGCTGATGGGTTCTTTGGAGAGATTCTTCGGTATCTTAGTAGAACACTATGCAGGTGCATTTCCGGTATGGATAGCCCCGGTGCAGGTAAAGATACTACCGATAACGGATAAACAAAATGTATATGCAGAAGAGCTGATAAGCCTTCTAAAGAAGGAGAATATAAGGGCTGAGATTGATTCAAGGAATGAAAAGATCGGTTTCAAGATTCGTGAGGCACAGATGGAAAAGATACCATACATGCTTATAGCCGGAAACAGGGAGGCAGAGGCAGGGACGGTTTCCCTAAGACACAGACGGGATGGGGACAAAGGGGCACTGACCATTACAACAGCAATAGAAATGATAAAGAAAGATATAGCCGATAGGGTTTAA
- a CDS encoding ABC transporter permease: MKFIEFLRVAFASILENSLRSFLTMLGIIIGVGSVILLVSMTAGFREYLVGQFMGIGTNLIIVSPGKTETKGIGHPGMEGVQKMSMDDAAAVRKNAYALEETSAVIVGTADVRYIERERSVMVIGTDEAFIKVINLNVDSGGFITKDDVDASRRVCTIGHTIKSELFGSKNPLGEIVKIGGSGFRVIGIMERKGAFMGTDDMDDIVYIPVTSAERVFNTDRLFGLRAKARSAVMVDEAKNQIASILKKRHNNKEDFTILTQSSLLSSLTSILKTLSAVLAGIAAISLVVGGIGIMNIMLVSVRERTHEVGIRKAVGATKKDILLQFLIESMVLSLIGGTIGILLAYAGGFILSKFVPQMTPVMEFWNIALATLFSACVGIFFGVYPAYRAANQEIIEALRHE; this comes from the coding sequence ATGAAATTTATAGAATTCCTTAGAGTAGCCTTTGCGTCAATACTTGAAAACAGCCTCCGTTCATTTCTGACTATGCTCGGCATTATAATCGGGGTCGGGTCAGTTATCCTCCTTGTCTCCATGACAGCAGGTTTCAGAGAATACCTTGTAGGGCAATTTATGGGAATAGGCACTAATCTCATCATCGTCAGCCCGGGTAAAACAGAGACTAAGGGTATAGGGCATCCCGGCATGGAAGGGGTACAAAAGATGAGCATGGATGATGCCGCTGCTGTCAGGAAAAATGCTTATGCTTTAGAGGAAACATCCGCAGTAATTGTCGGTACAGCCGATGTTCGTTATATTGAAAGGGAAAGAAGTGTAATGGTCATCGGGACAGATGAGGCATTCATAAAAGTAATCAATTTAAATGTGGATTCCGGCGGATTTATTACGAAAGATGATGTAGATGCATCCAGAAGGGTCTGTACCATTGGACACACTATAAAAAGCGAGCTTTTCGGGAGTAAGAATCCTCTCGGAGAGATTGTAAAAATCGGGGGGTCAGGATTCAGGGTTATAGGTATCATGGAGAGGAAAGGTGCATTCATGGGAACCGATGATATGGATGACATCGTTTACATACCGGTCACTTCAGCAGAAAGGGTATTTAATACAGACAGACTGTTCGGATTAAGGGCTAAAGCCAGAAGTGCCGTAATGGTAGACGAGGCAAAGAATCAGATAGCATCAATCTTAAAGAAACGGCATAACAATAAAGAAGATTTTACTATCCTTACCCAGAGTTCCCTTCTTTCAAGCCTGACCTCAATCCTAAAGACACTCTCGGCAGTACTTGCAGGAATAGCGGCAATTTCTTTGGTGGTCGGCGGTATAGGCATTATGAATATTATGCTTGTCTCTGTAAGGGAGAGGACCCATGAGGTTGGAATAAGAAAGGCTGTTGGGGCAACGAAGAAGGACATCTTACTGCAATTTCTGATTGAATCTATGGTGCTCAGCCTGATTGGAGGCACTATTGGAATCTTATTAGCCTATGCAGGCGGTTTCATTCTTTCAAAATTTGTACCCCAGATGACCCCTGTTATGGAGTTTTGGAATATAGCACTTGCCACGCTATTTTCTGCCTGTGTTGGTATATTTTTCGGTGTTTACCCTGCATACAGGGCAGCAAACCAGGAGATTATTGAGGCACTGCGTCATGAGTAA
- the rplT gene encoding 50S ribosomal protein L20 → MPRAKGGPKTRRRRKKVLKLAKGFWGGKHRLYRTATETVDKGLCYAYRDRRQKKRSFRALWIVRINAAIREHGLSYSKFIAGLKKAGITLDRKVLADLAVNDPAGFAKVVHTVVGVAA, encoded by the coding sequence ATGCCACGCGCTAAAGGTGGACCAAAAACAAGAAGACGCAGAAAGAAGGTATTAAAACTTGCAAAAGGATTCTGGGGCGGGAAACACAGACTTTACAGAACTGCCACAGAGACTGTAGACAAAGGGCTTTGTTATGCTTACCGGGACAGGAGACAGAAAAAGAGGAGTTTCAGGGCCCTCTGGATCGTCAGGATAAATGCAGCAATAAGAGAGCATGGGCTGTCCTACAGCAAGTTTATAGCAGGGCTTAAAAAGGCCGGTATTACATTGGACAGAAAGGTGCTTGCAGACCTCGCGGTAAATGACCCTGCCGGATTTGCAAAGGTCGTTCATACAGTTGTAGGGGTTGCTGCCTGA
- a CDS encoding translation initiation factor IF-3, with protein sequence MAEPKVRVNREIRVKEVRVIGPEGEQIGILPTYQAIKKAEEYGLDLVEVSPTAKPPVCRVMDFGKYKYEQAKKQHSARVHQRSMQLKEVKLRPYTDKHDLEIKIRNVRRFLEDKNKAKVTLSFRGREKAHTEIGRPIMEAFWEGVKDIGMIDSPVKMEGDNMIMIVSPKAEIVKAKKPQSAAGSSDVKTEAKASGAENINLEGRENEQDKT encoded by the coding sequence ATCGCTGAACCAAAAGTAAGAGTAAACAGAGAGATTAGGGTTAAAGAGGTTCGGGTAATAGGTCCTGAGGGTGAACAGATAGGTATACTTCCTACATATCAGGCCATAAAAAAGGCAGAGGAGTATGGACTTGACCTTGTGGAGGTCTCACCAACAGCAAAACCGCCTGTTTGCCGTGTAATGGACTTTGGAAAATATAAATATGAGCAGGCCAAGAAACAACATTCTGCGAGGGTGCATCAACGCAGTATGCAGTTAAAAGAGGTTAAACTAAGGCCTTATACAGATAAGCATGATTTAGAGATTAAAATCCGGAATGTAAGGAGATTTTTAGAAGATAAAAACAAGGCAAAGGTAACTCTTTCATTCAGGGGCAGGGAGAAGGCGCACACAGAGATTGGGAGACCAATCATGGAGGCATTCTGGGAAGGTGTGAAAGATATCGGGATGATTGATTCCCCTGTTAAGATGGAAGGGGATAACATGATTATGATAGTATCCCCCAAGGCTGAAATAGTGAAGGCTAAAAAGCCTCAGAGTGCGGCAGGGTCATCTGATGTAAAGACTGAAGCAAAGGCATCTGGAGCAGAAAATATAAATTTAGAAGGGAGAGAGAATGAGCAAGACAAAACTTAA
- the amrB gene encoding AmmeMemoRadiSam system protein B — protein sequence MLRKPAVAGYFYQGTPEKLKEQVNKYVDDNIEKTRAIGILSPHAGLIYSGSAAGAVYSRLILPETFILIGPNHTGMGKSVSVFTEGSWEMPNGVVDIDEKLAENIISKSKYASEDYSAHIGEHSLEVQIPFLQHFIHQFKIVPITMMSTTLEVCKDIGNAISEAIKEAGKDVLIIASSDMTHYESAASAKEKDSMAIKEILSLDPLGLHEVITERYITMCGFAPAVSMLYASLNLGAKKANLVKYMNSGDVTGDYDSVVGYAGIIIS from the coding sequence ATGTTAAGAAAGCCTGCTGTTGCCGGTTATTTTTATCAGGGGACACCTGAAAAACTGAAAGAACAGGTAAACAAGTATGTAGACGATAATATTGAGAAGACCAGGGCCATCGGCATTCTGTCGCCTCACGCAGGATTAATCTACTCAGGTTCAGCCGCCGGTGCAGTTTATTCAAGACTTATCCTTCCTGAAACATTTATATTAATCGGCCCAAACCATACCGGTATGGGGAAGTCTGTATCCGTATTTACGGAAGGAAGCTGGGAGATGCCCAATGGTGTTGTGGATATAGACGAGAAACTCGCAGAAAACATTATATCTAAATCAAAATATGCCTCAGAAGATTATAGCGCACATATTGGAGAACATAGCCTTGAGGTTCAGATTCCTTTTCTCCAGCATTTTATTCACCAGTTTAAGATTGTACCCATAACGATGATGAGTACAACCCTTGAAGTTTGCAAAGACATAGGTAACGCAATAAGTGAGGCCATAAAGGAGGCCGGAAAAGATGTCCTTATTATTGCAAGCTCTGACATGACACACTACGAATCAGCCGCATCAGCAAAAGAAAAGGACAGCATGGCAATTAAGGAAATCCTGTCCCTTGACCCGCTTGGTCTTCATGAAGTTATAACAGAACGCTACATAACCATGTGTGGATTTGCACCTGCTGTTTCTATGCTCTATGCCTCCCTGAATCTTGGGGCAAAAAAGGCGAACCTCGTGAAATACATGAACTCAGGGGATGTAACCGGCGATTATGATTCTGTAGTCGGATATGCCGGAATCATAATAAGTTGA
- a CDS encoding adenosylcobalamin-dependent ribonucleoside-diphosphate reductase: MVSKLSKNALTILKRRYLRKNLQCKIVETPDGMFRRVAGHIAAADKIYNPKYPVHKTEKVFYNMMANLEFLPNSPTLMNAGKRSGQLAACFVIPVEDSLESIFEAVKITAIIHQTGGGTGFSFSRLRPKDDVVSSTGGVASGPVSFMKVFNTGTEVIKQGGTRRGANMGVLRIDHPDILDFIHSKETPSELTNFNISVAITDKFMKAVEMDKQFSLINPRTGKTVTRLMARDILRHIAMGAWNTGDPGVLFIDRINRLNPTKQFGDIEATNPCGEQPLHPYEACNLGSINLTKMLIRERRQNKIDFDKLEKTITNAVHFLDNVIDINHYPIPLIETATKANRRIGLGIMGFADMLIMMGIPYNSEDALKIAGDIMSFMQSVSKEKSKRLAEERGTFTNFDKSIYYKAGGPLQRNATTTTIAPTGTISIIAGCSSGIEPLYAVSFVREVLDKVKLFEINPVFKKMAKSKGFYNKELLSEISKSESIQHISSIPQDIRDLFVTAFDIPPARHIKIQAIFQRFTDNAVSKTINLPNTATVNDIEDAYLSAYRLGCKGVTVFRTGSRRKQVLSCVSSLYC; the protein is encoded by the coding sequence ATGGTCTCAAAGCTTTCCAAAAATGCTTTAACCATCCTGAAAAGGCGTTATCTAAGGAAAAATCTTCAATGTAAAATAGTAGAAACCCCGGATGGAATGTTCCGCCGCGTGGCCGGACATATTGCTGCGGCTGATAAAATATACAATCCGAAATACCCGGTTCATAAAACTGAAAAGGTATTTTATAATATGATGGCAAACCTTGAATTCCTGCCGAATTCTCCTACCCTTATGAATGCAGGTAAGAGGTCAGGTCAACTTGCCGCATGTTTTGTAATCCCTGTAGAGGATTCGCTCGAATCCATCTTTGAAGCTGTGAAGATTACTGCGATCATTCACCAGACAGGAGGCGGGACAGGTTTTTCTTTCAGCAGACTCCGCCCAAAGGATGATGTTGTCTCTTCTACCGGTGGAGTTGCAAGCGGGCCTGTCTCTTTCATGAAGGTTTTTAATACCGGCACTGAGGTTATAAAGCAAGGCGGCACCCGCCGCGGGGCTAACATGGGTGTACTCAGGATTGACCATCCGGATATATTGGATTTTATACACTCAAAAGAAACCCCTTCAGAGCTTACAAATTTCAATATCTCTGTGGCCATTACTGATAAATTTATGAAGGCAGTTGAGATGGATAAGCAATTCTCTTTGATTAATCCGAGGACCGGTAAGACAGTAACACGCCTCATGGCAAGAGATATTTTAAGACACATTGCAATGGGGGCATGGAATACCGGTGACCCCGGTGTCCTGTTTATTGATCGCATCAATCGCCTGAATCCTACAAAACAGTTTGGAGATATTGAAGCCACTAATCCATGCGGTGAACAACCCCTTCATCCTTACGAGGCGTGTAACCTTGGATCCATTAACCTCACAAAGATGCTGATTAGAGAAAGAAGGCAGAACAAGATAGACTTTGACAAGCTCGAAAAGACAATAACTAATGCCGTACACTTTTTAGATAACGTAATAGACATAAACCATTATCCAATACCTTTGATTGAAACTGCCACAAAGGCCAACAGGCGAATAGGGCTTGGGATAATGGGATTTGCAGATATGCTAATTATGATGGGTATCCCATACAACTCTGAAGATGCACTAAAGATTGCAGGGGACATTATGAGTTTTATGCAGTCTGTTTCAAAAGAAAAATCAAAAAGATTGGCTGAAGAAAGAGGGACTTTTACCAATTTTGATAAAAGTATATATTATAAAGCCGGAGGCCCTCTTCAAAGAAACGCAACAACAACAACCATAGCCCCAACCGGAACCATCAGCATAATTGCAGGCTGTTCAAGCGGTATAGAGCCGTTATATGCAGTAAGTTTTGTAAGAGAGGTACTGGATAAGGTAAAACTTTTTGAGATTAACCCTGTTTTTAAAAAGATGGCTAAGAGTAAGGGATTTTATAATAAAGAATTATTATCAGAGATCTCTAAGTCAGAGTCTATACAGCACATCTCCTCCATCCCGCAGGATATTAGAGACCTCTTTGTAACTGCCTTCGACATACCTCCTGCACGGCATATTAAGATACAGGCGATTTTTCAGAGATTTACAGATAATGCAGTCTCAAAGACCATTAACCTGCCGAATACTGCTACAGTTAATGACATCGAGGATGCATACTTGTCTGCCTACCGCCTTGGCTGTAAGGGGGTCACAGTATTCAGGACAGGAAGCAGAAGGAAACAGGTACTAAGTTGTGTAAGTTCGTTGTATTGTTAG
- the rpmI gene encoding 50S ribosomal protein L35: MSKTKLKTHRGAAKRFKVTGTGKIVRRKASGSHLLTHKSSARKRVLKQAVIVDKANEDNMKKLLPYG, translated from the coding sequence ATGAGCAAGACAAAACTTAAAACTCACAGGGGCGCTGCAAAACGTTTTAAAGTTACAGGAACTGGTAAGATAGTAAGACGCAAGGCTTCAGGAAGCCATCTGCTGACACATAAAAGCTCGGCCAGGAAAAGGGTCTTAAAACAGGCAGTGATTGTTGATAAGGCGAATGAAGATAATATGAAAAAGCTGTTACCTTATGGATAA